In Topomyia yanbarensis strain Yona2022 chromosome 2, ASM3024719v1, whole genome shotgun sequence, one DNA window encodes the following:
- the LOC131680668 gene encoding uncharacterized protein LOC131680668 gives MTDNLRFAKEEVLVSTLVHWQKQSLKPGAEGQHLDIAAIDLAKAYNTVWRNGVLEQLRDWRIQGSLGIYIQQFLTNRRFRVAIGGTFSNFFSEDNGVPQGSVLSVTLFLIAMNSIYRYLPKGIHIFVYADDILLVVTGLHPKRVRRKLQAAVNAIGRWAEQNGFNVSTSKSEITHLCGTHHRATDRPVTLNGYTLRYRKEPVILGVSIDRTGTFGPHFRRVKNDCKSRRRLVRAISNRHRRTNRHTILNISQSLITSKILYGIELTRSSSDLLVRTLAPVYNGSIRSASSLLPSSPTEASCVESGLLPFPWFVASSIIKRAVAFVEKTTGNDCCLLNTARNVYNQFTGEDLPEIANVPRVFRRSWYDRGPNINLSLTKKIKAGDPPGVILAQFNKLASKYGNHLKLYTDGSKLDDQVGFGVHGLDIYLARKLPASCSVFSAEAAAILLATLKKPPDIPVVIFSDSLSVLNALDKGISRHPFVQAIEDALDPLTTLCWIP, from the coding sequence ATGACAGACAATTTGCGTTTCGCCAAGGAAGAGGTACTGGTATCTACTTTGGTTCACTGGCAGAAACAATCGCTCAAGCCCGGGGCCGAGGGACAACATTTAGACATTGCAGCAATTGACCTGGCTAAAGCATACAATACTGTATGGCGAAACGGCGTCCTCGAACAACTTCGTGACTGGAGAATTCAAGGAAGTTTAGGTATTTACATCCAACAGTTTCTAACCAACCGACGATTCAGAGTTGCCATCGGTGGTACGTTTTCCAATTTCTTCTCCGAAGACAACGGAGTTCCCCAGGGCTCAGTTTTGTCGGTAACGCTCTTCCTCATTGCAATGAACTCCATTTACCGATATCTGCCAAAAGGGATACATATCTTCGTATATGCCGATGATATCCTATTAGTGGTAACCGGTCTCCACCCTAAACGGGTTCGGCGAAAATTGCAAGCCGCAGTTAATGCAATCGGTCGCTGGGCCGAGCAGAATGGATTCAACGTATCGACGAGTAAAAGCGAAATTACACATCTCTGTGGGACACATCATCGTGCCACTGACCGACCGGTCACACTAAATGGTTATACGCTACGCTACCGAAAGGAACCTGTCATACTAGGTGTTTCAATCGACCGTACTGGCACTTTCGGACCACACTTTCGCAGGGTTAAGAATGACTGCAAAAGTCGTCGCAGATTGGTTCGTGCGATAAGTAACCGACACCGCAGGACTAATCGACACACAATCCTTAATATAAGTCAGAGCTTAATAACCAGCAAAATTCTTTACGGAATCGAGCTCACAAGGTCTTCCTCCGACTTGCTTGTACGCACGCTTGCTCCGGTATACAACGGATCCATCCGTTCCGCTTCTAGTCTCCTACCCAGTTCACCTACGGAAGCTTCGTGCGTCGAATCTGGCCTGCTTCCATTCCCCTGGTTCGTAGCCTCCAGCATCATCAAACGTGCTGTTGCGTTCGTAGAGAAAACCACTGGAAACGATTGTTGCTTGTTGAACACTGCCAGGAACGTTTACAATCAGTTCACCGGAGAAGACTTACCAGAAATCGCCAATGTGCCTCGAGTTTTCCGTCGAAGCTGGTACGATCGAGGTCCAAACATCAACCTTTCCTTGACTAAAAAGATCAAGGCTGGAGATCCACCTGGCGTAATTCTTGCGCAGTTCAACAAACTAGCTAGCAAATACGGCAACCATCTTAAACTGTACACCGACGGATCCAAATTGGACGATCAAGTCGGCTTCGGAGTACATGGTCTTGATATTTACCTCGCCCGCAAACTTCCAGCGAGCTGCTCAGTTTTTTCAGCTGAGGCAGCCGCTATCTTGTTAGCTACTCTCAAGAAGCCCCCTGATATTCCAGTAGTCATCTTTTCTGACTCGCTTTCAGTGCTCAACGCACTTGACAAAGGGATATCCCGTCATCCCTTCGTCCAGGCAATTGAAGACGCCTTGGATCCTCTAACCACGTTATGTTGGATCCCCTGA